The genomic stretch tgTCAGTTGTGTTTTGTAccaatagttcgtttctatgtacgATAAATTAAAGTCTGTTTTGGGgcatttttgtgtttctgttgtttcgttgtttttttttcttatttttaatgtGTTCTCCTCGATTTTAGTTTATaacctggattttttttctctcaatcgatttatgactttcgaacacagatatactacttttgccttatTAAGATTGGAAATATGTGTTCACGTAAAACAGCTTTATATTATGTGTGAAAACATCAAAAGTATTATAACGAACCTTCTCTGAAATTACTTTGCTACGGATGATGTTTCGTCGATTGTAATAACGACGGAAAACTGCATAATtctatttttggttgtttttttgtgaaacaatacatattatgacgtaattgtaaTGTCATCAGATAAAAGTGtttatgtttaatgtttatatttcatGACCCTCCTTATTTCCAAACATCGTGTGGCAGTTTGGAAACGTTGTcaaccattttatttttttgggctaaaaccaggccttaatgccaTTACCTCTTTGAAGGATGTGCActgctttatttatttttagctatCAACAAGTTAagtatttctgtgtcattttggtctcttgtggacagtgtctcattgacaatcataccacatcttcttttttataaataaactcatcatagataccaggatcaaatttTGTATTTGGACCAGACGCCCGTTACGTCCGCAAATTACCCAAAAAGGACGCTCGAATCCAACTATTTTTAAAAGTCCAAATaacgtacgaagttgaagagcattgaagattaAAATACTTTAATAAAAGTTTGTTTCAAATACAGCTTACGTTATCtaatcctgaggtagaaaagcctttgtaCTTGACAATAAAAAAGCTTTCATCACAATACAGACAAGAGGGATAGGCCATAGAGTTACATAATCATTGAACGTTTATAACTAATTGTACATAAAAAAACCACATAGTTACATTCTTTGGTATAAAGAAATTCAGTCTAACTTGTTTATATTAGAAAATATATCATCTAAGTGTtggattttaaacaaaataaaaggcGTACGGATTTTCCAATAAAATGGATTTACAATATCGGTATTTCATACAGTAAGAACAGTAAATATATCAtcttacaaatattaattatagTCTTAAATGTGGGTTGGATTTGATAACCACTGTTTATTCTTCAGAAAAAGGAAAAAGATCATAACAATGGAGAACTATCAAATAAAACCGGGAAAATATGTCAGTTTTGctaacaaaaaccaaaaaaatccgACTACTATGAACTTGATGTAatcgttttttatttgtttacatttatatacTGTCAAATTGTAGCTTTGTCATTTTAGTATTGTCTTAGTTCTAGTAAAATGTTGAATAAACGATCTTGctttatattatatacaacttCTTACTTCAAATTAGATACAACATCTGTTTGAATTAAACCGAAAATTAAAGAGAATATTTATAAGGTATATATATAGTTGGGGTTTTCTATTTGAACCCTTGTGTAAATAACTTAACAAATATCAAGTGATGTAAcattatgtattttatatataagaGAAACATAATCgaagattttttaaaacagaaatcaaAAGACAACACAAAGAAACATTTAATTTGCATTGAATTCATTCATCCAGCGTGGGCGAATCCGAATATTTCAAATTCATACGTTGATGTATGAAAACTCAAACGACTGAACAGCTACATCTTTACTGCAACCCAATCCTTAAGATATATTCAAATCCATCTACGGTATACCCTGTCTGATGGATTTAAAACCTTAGTTCTAAAtgattttcaaattaataaaagtacaattaaaaaaaagtgttttgtaataaattccgcattttgcgcctgtcccaagtcaggagcctctggcctttgttagtcttgtattattttaattttagtttcttgtgaacaatttggaaattagtatgtcgttcattatcactggactagtatatatttgtttaggggctagctgaaggacgcctccgggtgcgggaatttctcgctacattgaagacctgttggtgaccttctgctgctgtcttttatttggtcgggttgttgtgtctttgacacattccccttttccattctccattttatctGTCATACCAAATGTATGAACACAATTCCATATGAAAGTAAAACATCAGGACCATCGACAATGAATATGAAATTGTTGGTTGTTACTTGGctgattttgttatttcaaagAAGATCATCAgatcgatatattttttttacatttgtacttattaaatatatttgcttGTTTTGTTGAAATACTGATGTCAATATATGTAAGAGGTTTAGCTGGCTAAACCATCCGGTTTAATCCACTCGTTTCATCATAATTATTTGCCTCCACTGAGTCAGGAACGAATCAATTGTTTTCAAGTCATTTGGTGTATTTGAGcgttttattttgcaatttgataaaagACTTTCAGTCTGAAATTTCCTTTGAGTTAaggattttcatattttatttttttctgtaattgtttTAGCTACATATAAATAAACTGCTTCTGGAATCATTTATCAATCcttcaaatattgtaaaacaaagcTATATAATGTAATCTATAAAACTGTCTTCGAAATAGAAATTGTGAACTATGGACAAAATAAATCTTGATATCGTTTAGGAAATTTTTGTAGTacatatattaaaacatatataatttaatattgttaaaaaaactcttatttaatttgaaaacacaaAAGGACTAAACACATCATTGGCagccatatatatattaatttcgaGTCAAAAGTGATAAGTTCTTGGTAGGTCAAATTTAATACCTACCTTTAATtctacaaaacatatataattcAATAACCATGCATTCATAAGTAAACATAATACAATGACATGGCATGCGCCATCTGCAAATTCCCATCAAAATTGCATCATTGAGCGTCGTTGCATAGATTCAAATATAAAGAAGCAATTTGAAGACACAAGGTGACGCAAAAGCCTGCGTTTTATTTGTTTATGCATCAAtataaacaatttaagaaaacaaacatgtaatttttactaaaatgtatttttttactacaataaaataaagtttaaaataacTTCGATCgaaatatgaaatgcaatattttgtatttaaaaagcCCATCCGAGCTCACCCATGAGCATGAATGTAAGGCCCAGTGTTTCTGCCGTGTTTGGGGAAAAGATCCCTGAGTCCGGCTTCATCAGTGGTTGACTCAATAAGTTGTATATTGgcgtattatttatgttttttgttttatttcgtatATTATATTGGACCATACACCGGTTGTCCTTGAATAACATATTagttaattatgatttattttttgtgagATCAGTATCATATTGTGTTGAGCAAACTATACCCACTAATGCTTTGATAATAGTTCTTGTAAATTTGTATGTCTTttataagctataaaaggctggCGATTAAATATGTTCAAACAATTAGGGTTTAATGAAATAAGGTTCCAgtgttttgtaattatatttttcagtttctgTATAGATGGGTTGAATTTTGTTAACATAACTAGTGGTTGTTCCCGTTTCGTTTGGCGTTGTATAAGCAGGTGTTTCCTTTCTATATTTTGTGTTTGattaaaaattttgttgatttcagATATTTTATATCCTCGTTTGAGGAGACGTGTTTTAAAAGCTTCTAACTGTTTTTTAAGTTCAGTTTTGCTACTGGTGTTTCTGATGTATCTCAATACTTCACCTTTGATAAATCCTTTGAAAATACTTTTCGGGTGTGAGCTGTATCTGTGTAGATATTGAAATGTTTCAGTTGGTTTGAAATAGGTTTTAATGTCTAGTATGCCTTCGTTAAAGAATCTTTCTCCTTTATATATGACAGTGTCCAAGAATATTGTTTCATTACGGGAAAATTCGTAGGTGAACTTCAAGTGCGGGTGTGCAGTATTAGCTATTGTAAATAGTTCGTGTATTTCTTCTATAGGTCCGGAATATATAATCCAGCCATCATCCCTAAATCTGGAAGTCATAATGTATTTAAATAGCCTCGGATCGGCGTCTGCTGAATTGGCAGATCTTACAATGTTCGTCATTCTTGAAAACGTTCTACAACGCTTTCAGCACAGAAACAAAATGATAATGACTTCCAGATTTAGGGATGATGGCTGATGgatgattttttgttaaaatggaTGCTGAACGCTGACACCTTTTGCTCAACACAAATATATGATAGATGcatgttattttatcaaattttgcaACTGTATAATGTAAGTATGATCGATAGGACATCATTGGCGATAACAATACAAATCTAATCtaaactataaacaactgtaAACAAGTGTTATTTGGAGGCTTAGTTAGTTATAAAACAAAACGAAATCCCCTGAATTTATTTGAAAACCCATGTACAACAATGTTTGGCAATTCTTTCCTTTCGCTTGGAAGCTTGATAAAGTATACAGTTTTATTTTTAgctttttcatgttttattgcctcgctcatttttttttatagaggaaATCAATAAAACTTTCTATGTTAactatttgtttaggggccagctgaaggacgcctccgggtgcggaaaattctcgctatattgaagacctgttggcgaccttctgctgtttttttctatggtcgggttgttgtctctttgacacattccccatttccattctcaattttgtctTAACTCTTTTTTTCAATACGACTTGTTAAATATATCTAATAATCTTCTCCACACTACAGCATATTTCAGCATGTAATATAATACAATTTGTGttctaaattaaaattattgatgTACTGGAAGCGTTTTATCAAAAAtcttattattttaaaagaaaatattttaaagatctaGTGTCGTCATATAATTTGATATAATCGAACAAGTCCATAATATATATTGCAACTTTCTGACATCATGTAATTATGACTTATTAAAAATTAAGTATttaagcaatttgattggatcttttgaattttgttgcatatttaaaagttgttaagCATTCTATCTCAACACTTCGGTTACGTTTCAAAATGAAGATGCAAGGATTCTTATTAATAATTTCTATAATTTGTTTAACAACAATCCTAAGTTACTGTACCGTGCATGCTGAaattatgaagaagaaaaaaagtacctttagAGTGAAAAGTGGAGAAACCATAATGTCGTCATGTGCCACAACAGACATTTATACGAAATCAAGAGCAGCATGCACAACGATGTGTTTAATACAGGATCAATGTTGTGTTGCCAGTTTTTCTGAAGAATCATTAATATGTCGTCTTGACATAACTGAAAACTGTTGTGTTGTCACCGAAAATGCCACAGGTTGGAGCGTTTTGTCAAGAAACCAGTACAGTAAGTGTTTATAAcgataactgattttttttatataatacacCTCAGCAACCCTCTTCTTAATATCTCGGTCTGTTTTTAAAGATTCTGTAAATTGATAATATATTAGCCAGCACAATATGTATATTTCATGTCTATAATACTTTCTCATCGCGATACGTACATGTATGCTTAAGTGAACGTCTGGTAGATTTACAATGAAAAAGGTGACTGTTGAGTTTACTTATCATTACAAAATAATCAATTGGCAACGAAAGCAAAGTTATAATACATTAACATCAATTCTAAAAATGTTCACGATTTTAAATCtgtatgttttttgtttaaaGTTCCAGCGACATGTGCAGGATGTATTAGCTTTGGCAATTCCATGTACTCTATAATTGAAGATTTGACAGAATGGGAGAAAGCAAAAGTTAGTAAAAATAGTATAGGCTTAGAGCATTGACGAGATACACGAAGGTCATAACACATTTATgcatatctttttaaaatgaattagtcACTTTATCTATATCTTCTGATCATCTATTTTTAATGGAGTAATTGATGAGTAAGCACATATATAATCATCTTAACAATTTTGTGACAAGTAAAGAATGGATGAAATTCATTATTACATTGCCCGAACGAATTGCTGCACATGTTGCCAAAGCACAAACCACAATCTCGGAGGTGAAAGGGGCGGATGGAGGgtaaataattacaaataaaaatattacataaaataaacatGTGTATCTAATCCATATAAAAATTACAACTGCAACTTAACTAAATTTCTAATGTACCCTAGACAAGTAAGGGAGGAGTTACTTAAGATTGACATGCCTTATATCAAACAAGATAGACTATTAACATTGCGGTCAGACAATTCCCAGACTTCCATAAATAAGTCAAGATAAGAGATAAAGTAAACAAATGGCATCTGCAAGGACATAAACACTTACATAAACTTTAATTAATGAACATTAATACGCATTTATGAGCCGTGTTTCTATTGATAAAGATTTGAACGAGTGATGAACTTTTTCCAGCTGTTTAAGATTTAAATGTGTGTAACGGTACAGATTAGATCTGTCATAGATACAGAATTAGAACGACTGATGAAGTATAGCAAATTGCCACCTAAGTTAAAGTAATCAAATCAATTAAGAATgactaatatttattatatataattacacagGCTTGTATTCaagacataatatatatacaaaagtaataaaaaacataatataataaaaaatacaaaatataaaattggcGTTACGGGCAACATGCTAGCAattgatatgtatttaaaaaataaaaaataaaatacatatctcAATTAAATTCACATTATTCGAGCATTTATCGCGGCACTTGCACTTGACGACAGAGTGTAGATGTGGTACCGTGACTTCAAATAACTTTCACCATATACTTTAAGGAGAAAGTCACGAGCCACTTTAGTATACATCAAACAGAAACATAACTCGTAGAGTATTGAATGAAACCTCAAACAATGTGAACCTAATAGCAAAGCGAGCCTTTTAAAAGAGAGTATTTACAAGAGCTCGAAGCATAATTCAAAGAACAATATGTTACTTCAAAATACCTCTCTACGAGTGACATGTTGAGCGCTGGCCCATCCCATGTCAAACATATGTAACTCAAGTATACCCACTCTTTtagtttatttaattaattttaataccTGCATGTTGAGCGCTGGCCCAGCCCATGCTTAGAGGGTATATGGGCTCACTTTGCAACCTGAGACGGATAATTTCGAGTGAAAAAACCATTTACACACTAAAACATGTATCCAAAAGAACTGTCAAATGGAGAAACAAATGATTCGTTCACCCGACGAGAGGGCTGCCTAGTTATCCATTTTATTCAGGGCTGCCTGAGAACTCAGATAATAATTTTGTGACAAGTAAAGAATGGATGAAATTCATTATTACATTGCCCAAATGAAATGCTACACATGCTGCCCTTGTAACGCATTGAGTATCCCCAAAATTATTCCGAGACAGTGGTTGTGCCAAATTGAATATTGTTACTTATTTACATGTATTGACTAATTCATGTAATTAgagcaaactttacaaaaataagCAGAAATCCACATTCTACttaaatacataaaaaattataataaggAATCCCTAATTTTCCTTCTAACAAAGTTTGAATCGTAATTATTTACACATTTTCGAAAGAGCTTGACGAATATCAAATTCAGATGTTCTTATATAACGACTGTAGCAGTCAGATTTCCAACGTCCTAAAGTTTGAATCATATGATCTAGGATACCATTAGAACTACAAGTTGTAGCTGCTCCTATTCGGAAAGAATGTCCACTATATTTATCGGCATTTAAACCTAAGTGTGATagaattgttttcaatttgtctATAAATAACGATCGGCGTAAAGCTAAATTACTACTGTCAACTAATAGCGGATCATTATCTGTTGCACCGTTCATATTTCTGGATGTTACATATTTTGACAACTGTACATATGGACAAATATCATTAttagttttaaatagtttaatgATTACTCCATGACGGAAAATGTCGGTTTTGGATGCCTTCAAACGTAA from Mytilus edulis chromosome 7, xbMytEdul2.2, whole genome shotgun sequence encodes the following:
- the LOC139483271 gene encoding uncharacterized protein; this translates as MDDVVFVSDCQVNLRLKASKTDIFRHGVIIKLFKTNNDICPYVQLSKYVTSRNMNGATDNDPLLVDSSNLALRRSLFIDKLKTILSHLGLNADKYSGHSFRIGAATTCSSNGILDHMIQTLGRWKSDCYSRYIRTSEFDIRQALSKMCK